The DNA region AGAAGCGCACCGCCCTTTACAAACAAAATGCAGAACGCGAACGATTCCGTAGTTCAGCCTTAACCCTCGATAATTTTTTAGAGGGATTGGGGTTAGAAATTGATATCTCTGAAATGGCAGCGCACCATTTTGCTAGAGTCGCCCAGCTTACGCAGAGAACCAATCAATTTAACTTTACAACCATTCGCCGGTCTGAAAGCGATATTCAACAGCTATGCGAATCGGGACAATTAGAAGGTTTGGTTGTTGAAGTGCGGGATCGGTTTGGCGATTATGGTTTAGTTGGGGTAATGCTTTTTGGCAGCAACCCTGAAGCCATTAATGTCGATACATTCCTACTCAGTTGCCGCGCTTTGGGACGGGGTGTAGAGCATCGAATGCTGGCAAAACTCGGAAAAATTGCTGAGGATCGCGGGCTTTATCGGGTTGATATCGGTTATATTCCAACCAAAAAGAATCAGCCGGCTTTTAATTTTATTGAAAGTATCAGTTCAGTTAAAGAAGCGGTTGGTGATGCCGTGCGTTATCAGGTGCCGGTGGAGGTTGCCGCAGCAGTCAGTTATCAACCCTCAGCAGCATCGGATCTAGCCGAAAGTTCTCCAACTAAAAATGAAACCTCCCCGCAAAACGCGTCGGTACGGTTGCAGGAAAAAGCCGGTCATTCTTCCTCTGCCTTTCACCAAACAGTGATTCGGATTGCCAGGGAATTATATGATGCCGAGCAAATTCTGCAAGTGATTGAATCGCAAAAATTGCGATCTAGGCCGGCAATTGAATCGAGTTACATTGCCCCCCGAACGCCTGTTGAGGAAGTGCTAGAAGGCATTTGGGCGCGTGTTCTCGGCGTAGATAAAGTGGGAGTGGAAGACAACTTTTTCGAGTTGGGCGGTCACTCGCTATTGCTTACCCAATTGATTTCCCGCATTCGCGATAACTTCCAAATTGAGCTATCCATGCAGCGTTTCTTTGAAGCGCCAACGATTTCTGGACTCGCTTTATTGCTGGCCAAAAATCAAGAAGGGCCAATGAATGCCGAAGCGATTGCTGAACTTCTGAAAATGGTTAACCGGCTTTCAGAAGCAGAAGCGAAGGCAATGCTGGAGGCGAAAATGGGAACGTCTATCGTTGATTCTTCACTTTCTCCCAGCACTCAGGATTCAGAACTCAAAGCTCAAGATTCAGCACTGTATACTCAACCCTACCGGATCGGAGATATCGAACGAGTTGCAATTCGCGCCGGCCAAGAATTAGTTTACTCAAGAAACAGCCGCAGAAGTCAACTTTTAAATGCTGATGTTGTGCAAATGCTGTGTGAATGCCGGCAATTCAAAACCATTGAGGAACACGCACAAAATATCTGCCGTAATGTGGGTGGAGATATAGCAGCGATTAAAACTGAGTTAGCCGCATTTGTCGAAGCCGGCTTCTTAATTTCCCAGCAGCAGCTACTAGAAAAATTCGGGCCAAATCAACAGATTACAGTCAAATCTGCTGAGGAATTAAACGCTCATTATCCTGTTGAAAATGACAGTGTAAGAAGTCATTCATTTACGGCTGTCAAAACCCATAGCAATGGGAAACAGTCGGCGGACAAGGATACGACAGACGGCACAGTTGCCTCGGTGGGAATGGTGACGTGCAACCGCATTGAAGGTGCAAAACGCGCCCTGACAAGCTACATCGAAAATAGCCAACAACACGGCAGAACGAATAATTTTGTCCTCATGGATGATTCTGCCAGTTCTCAAACGCGAGATGGCTATCGGCAAATGCTGCGCTCGCTTAAAACGCAGTATGGGGCGGAGATTTTTTATGCCGGCTTAGAGGAAAAACAGCGGTTTGCTCAATCATTAATTCAAAAGGGAGGATTGCCACAAGACGTTGTCAATTTTGCCTTATTTGATGTCGAAAAATCCGGCGCATCTCCGGGTGCAAACCGCAATGCTTTGACGTTGCATACTGCCGGCGACATCATTTTTAGCGCAGATGATGATACGGTGTGCAAGTTAGTGCCTTCTCCAGAATTGCAGGAAGGCTTAACTTTAACTGCCGGCACTGATCCTTCCGATTATTGGGTGTTTGATGACCGCGAAACTGCCTTAAAATCGGTGAAGTTTGTAGATCAAGACCTTTTAGCCCTGCATGAGCAGTTATTGGGTAAAAATGTTGGTGCGATTCTTGAGTCTGCCGGCAATACCGACACCGTTAATATCAACCCAATCGAAAATCAATTTATGCGCCGGTTAGAAGCCGGTGCCGGCAAAGTTTTAGTTACATTTAACGGATTGGTTGGAGACTGTGGATGGGGTGCGCCTTTTGGTTATTGGGGTGCGCCTTTGGGTTATCTTTTACTAGCCGGTAAATCCCACGAACGATTAGTGCAATCAGAGTCAGGATACCGCAATGCGCTGACAAGTCGGGATATTTTAAGAGTCACCAACCGGCTAGGAATTAGCGATGACAGTTTCGGCATGACCACATTTGTGGGATTAGATAATCGGGGAGTGCTGCCGCCATTTATCCCCGTCCGACGCGGGCAAGATTTAATCTTTTCTAATACGGTTTGGAAGTGTTTTCAAAACAGCTTTTTTGGGCACTTACCTTGGGCATTATTACACGAGCCGGTGGAACAACGGAAATTCTGGGCCGGGGAAATTTTCAGAACCGCTTCTGGTTTTGATACCGCTAAATTAATTGTAGAATGCATTAAATCTTGCGAATTCGGGCCGGCATCGCTTGATGAAAAAGAAAGGCTGCGTTCCCTTGGAAAACACCTAATAGAATTAGGTTCACTGCCTCTTGCCGGTTTTGAAGAGTTTCTACGGTTGCAAGTTTGGCGTACCAGCAGTTCCTTTATTTCCCTAGCAGAAGAACATCTGCGAATTTCTGGAGAGTCGCCGGCTTACTGGGCAAATGATGTTAAAAAATACACCGATTTGTTGTGTCAATCTCTAACACGAGATGATTATTTCATTCCCCTAGATTTAGTTCAGGGACGCAATTTAGATGAAGCGCGACAGCTAGCCCAGCGTTTGGTACTTAAATTTGGTCAGTTGTTATACTGGTGGCCAGAAATGATTGAAGTTACCAAACAATTGCGTCATCACGGGGAAAGATTGGGAAGACTAATTTAGCGAACAGGGGGCATGGGGCGTAGGGCATTGCATAGAAAGGTGCTCAGTTGATTTATGTGTGCATACTTGTTGCAAAATCCTATAGCTTCAGCTCAATTTTTATCAGCGTTAATCGGCATCTTAATAAATTGTTCATCAAGAAGGATTCAAAATGGGTGAGTCTATCCAAGATATTGCAACGCTTTCTCCCACTAAGCGGGCACTATTTGAGTTGCTGCTCAAAGAAAAGGGTTTAAATGTCTCTAGAATCCCCAAAATCCTTCGGGGCAGTGAGACTCAATTTTATCCGCTTTCTTTCGCCCAGCAACGGCTATGGTTTCTCGACCGATTAGACCCAGGCAATCCGGTTTATAATGAAACAACCACAGTCCGCCTCACCGGCAGACTTAACATTGTTGCGCTTGAACTAAGTTTGAATGAAATTGTCCGCCGGCATGAAATTTTGCGGACAACTTACGCGCTTGTCGGTGCAGAACCCGTTCAATACATTTCTCCCGCACAACCGATTTCCCTGTCAGTAACCGATTTGAGAAACTTGCCTTTAGAGGAACGCGAACGCTCTTTCTGGCAGTTATCCACTCAAAAAGCGCAGCAGCCTTTTGACTTAGAAACCGGGCCGTTACTTCGGGCTAATTTATTTCAACTCGATGAAGAATCTTATGTATTAGGACTAATCATACATCACATCATTACAGATGGTTGGTCTAGTAGGATACTAATTCGAGAAATGACGGCACTTTATGACTATTATAGTGCCAGCAAACCTTCACTTTTACCCGAACTTTCGATTCAATATATCGACTTCGCCGGCTGGCAGCGCGAATGGATGCAGGGTGAAGTTTTAAACCAGCAACTTTCGTATTGGAAAAAACACTTAGGCGGACGGCTGCCGGTGCTAGATTTGCCAACAGATCGCCCCCGCCCGCCGGTTCAAACATTTCGCGGCGCACGTCAGTCTTTAACCCTTTCCCCTGAATTAAGCACCGCATTGGCTGCATTTAGCCGCGCTGAAGGTGTCACTTTATACATGACGCTGCTAGCCGCATTCCAGACATTGCTAATGCGGCTAAGCGGACAAGACGATATTATTGTGGGATCTCCGATTGC from Microcoleus sp. FACHB-68 includes:
- a CDS encoding HAD-IIIC family phosphatase → MQLKEKETPSQLSAIAIAIAATFTAEPVGESLAFWMQELDIPSKIDFAPYNQVFQQLLAPDSLLAQNNNGINVILVRIEDWEKQEERAHTGMALQPAAKQHIERNVADLVRILKSVGERSATPQLVCLCPASPAAVADSSRQAFFQQMEDVIASELDSVRNTFTVTPQEFASLYPVSNYYDAHTDELGHVPYTPAFFAALGSTIARKIARLSRAPYKVILLDCDQTLWKGVCGEDGAMGIEIDAPRKALQEFMVVQQQAGTIVGLCSKNIEADVFEVFDRRPEMPLKREHIVSWRINWQPKSENIKSIAEELNLGLDSFIFIDDNPVECAEVQANCPEVLTLLLPSEVEEIPRFLNHIWAFDRLKVTEEDKKRTALYKQNAERERFRSSALTLDNFLEGLGLEIDISEMAAHHFARVAQLTQRTNQFNFTTIRRSESDIQQLCESGQLEGLVVEVRDRFGDYGLVGVMLFGSNPEAINVDTFLLSCRALGRGVEHRMLAKLGKIAEDRGLYRVDIGYIPTKKNQPAFNFIESISSVKEAVGDAVRYQVPVEVAAAVSYQPSAASDLAESSPTKNETSPQNASVRLQEKAGHSSSAFHQTVIRIARELYDAEQILQVIESQKLRSRPAIESSYIAPRTPVEEVLEGIWARVLGVDKVGVEDNFFELGGHSLLLTQLISRIRDNFQIELSMQRFFEAPTISGLALLLAKNQEGPMNAEAIAELLKMVNRLSEAEAKAMLEAKMGTSIVDSSLSPSTQDSELKAQDSALYTQPYRIGDIERVAIRAGQELVYSRNSRRSQLLNADVVQMLCECRQFKTIEEHAQNICRNVGGDIAAIKTELAAFVEAGFLISQQQLLEKFGPNQQITVKSAEELNAHYPVENDSVRSHSFTAVKTHSNGKQSADKDTTDGTVASVGMVTCNRIEGAKRALTSYIENSQQHGRTNNFVLMDDSASSQTRDGYRQMLRSLKTQYGAEIFYAGLEEKQRFAQSLIQKGGLPQDVVNFALFDVEKSGASPGANRNALTLHTAGDIIFSADDDTVCKLVPSPELQEGLTLTAGTDPSDYWVFDDRETALKSVKFVDQDLLALHEQLLGKNVGAILESAGNTDTVNINPIENQFMRRLEAGAGKVLVTFNGLVGDCGWGAPFGYWGAPLGYLLLAGKSHERLVQSESGYRNALTSRDILRVTNRLGISDDSFGMTTFVGLDNRGVLPPFIPVRRGQDLIFSNTVWKCFQNSFFGHLPWALLHEPVEQRKFWAGEIFRTASGFDTAKLIVECIKSCEFGPASLDEKERLRSLGKHLIELGSLPLAGFEEFLRLQVWRTSSSFISLAEEHLRISGESPAYWANDVKKYTDLLCQSLTRDDYFIPLDLVQGRNLDEARQLAQRLVLKFGQLLYWWPEMIEVTKQLRHHGERLGRLI